The Sinorhizobium fredii genome contains the following window.
ACCTCCCTTTGATGGGTACTCGCCGTGTCCGCATTTATCGTACAAATAGACCGTATATTAGCTATGGCGTAAACGATTATGTGTATACGTCTATCCAAAAAGCGAAAAACGCAGCCGGATTTCGCAGAAATTGAGCGCGGGCGCCGGATGAGCATCGCGATTCACAGGTGGCGGGCACAATCGAAGCGCGGACGGGCTCGCCCACTGATCGCGGGCGCGGGCGACGGAATGAAGCGACCGGCAGCGCGTGGGTATTGATCCAATCGCGGCACGCGACGCCCATCGCAGTTGACCGCCGCGGGGGCGGTTCATCCTCACTCCAAATCGGCAATCAAGGAACATTGAGCTCCGCGTGATGAGCGTCACGTTCACCCCCGAAGGATCGTTGCAGACGGAAAGCGTCGCCATCGGGATAAGCCCTGCGCTATGCGGATACTGGAGCAGTTGTTTCCGTATGTCTTTTGTAAGCCGTCCGACATATTCAAGGAAGTGGTGATTTTAAGTTGAAAACTACTCCCGCCGGCCCTGGCTTCTACTGAGCGTGGTGTCCTGCGGGGCAATCTATAGCGCTTGGGTCATTGAACGCAGGACGCTCAACAAGGTGGGAACGAGAACGAATGCAGGCCAGACCGAACAAGAAAGAACCCCGCGCAATCGACATCCATGTGGGCAACCGCATCCGATTGCGCCGATTGGCTTTGGATTGGAGCCAAACGAAGCTCGGCGAGGCGCTCGACGTCAGTTTCCAGCAGGTGCAGAAATACGAAAAGGGCCTGAACCGCGTCGGGGCGAGCCGCCTTCAGCGGGCTGCCGAGGTTCTGAGCGTGCCGGTGTCCTATTTCTTCGAAGGCGGCCCGGAGAGCACGAACGGTCTGGAGCACAATGGCGCCGCGGTGACCTCCAGCGATGAGATGCTGCAGTTTCTCGCGACCGAGGAGGGCGTAGCTCTTAATCGCGCCTTTGCCCGGCTCAGCGATCCGCAGGTTCGGCGGAAGATCGTGGCACTCGTCAAAGCCTTGGCGCCGACGGTGGAAGAGGCACCGATAGCAGCGGAATAAGCCACACCCGGTCACGACATTATTGAGCGCAGCGCGAGATCGAACACGTGTGCCCGCGAGCCAGCCGTTTAGGCTCACCTTTGGACGGGGGCTTGCCGCCGCGATACCGATCGCAGCGGCGTGGATGAGCCCGCAGTTCATTCTGCGGCGATCGGTGCGGGATAGGCGGAGCGGTCCTCAGTCGCCTCCGTGGGCGGCTCGGCGGTTTCGCCTTCCGGCTCGCCTACCTTGGGCTCCCTGCCGAAGAACAGCGCATAGCCGGCCGGCAGCACCAGGATCGTCAGCACCGTCGCCACCAGGATGCCGCCCATCATCGCGTAGGCTAGCGGTCCCCAGAACACGCCGCGCGAGATCGGGATCAGCGCGAGCACTGCGGTCAGCGCCGTCAGCACGATCGGCCGGAAACGCCGTACCGCTGCGCCGATGATCGCCTCCAAGCGCTCCATGCCCGCCGCAATGTCCTGGTCGATCTGGTCGATCAGGATGATCGAATTGCGGATGATGATGCCGAGCAGCGCAATGACGCCGAGGATGGCGACGAATCCGAAGGGTGCGCCGCTGATGAGCAGCGCCGCAGCCGCACCGATGATGCCGAGCGGCCCGGTTGCGAGCACCAGCATCGACTTGCCGAAGTGCTGGAGTTGGGCCATCAGCAGGACGACGATGACGAGCAGCATGATCGGCGCCTTGGCGGCGATCGACGCCTGGCTCTCGGCGCTGTCTTCCGCCCCGCCCTGGATCTCGACCTTGTAGCTCGGGGCGAGACCGTCGCGCAGGCCCTGAAGTTCGTTATAGAGCTTGAGGGTCACGTCGTTCGGCTGGATGCCGTCCGGCAGCGTTGCACGCACGGTGATGGTCGGCAGGCGGTCGCGCCGCCATTCGATGCCCTGCTCCATGACCGGAACCACCTTGGCCAACTGGGAGACGGGCACGAAGCTGCCGAAATCCGTCGGCACATAGACCGAATTGACGGCCGAAAGCAGCTGGCGGTTGCCGTCCGGCTCGCGCGCCACGATCGAGACGGTCTCTTCGCCGTCTCGGAAATCGTCGAGCGGCACGCCGGACATCGCCGCCTGCAGCATCTGGCGGATGCGCTGCGAGGTGACGCCCAGCGCGCGGGCGCGATCCTGATCGATCACCAGCTTCATCGCCGGCACGGGCTCCAGCCAGTCGTCATGGATCGCACCGAGCAGCGGGTTTTCGTTAAACTTCGCCTTCACCTGATCGGCAATGCGCCGCACTTCCTGGCGATCCGGCCCCATGACCCGGATCTGCACCGGCCAGCCGGTCGGCGGACCGAGGAAAAGACGGTCGACCTTGGCGCGGATCGAGGGGAAGTCGTCGGCGAGGATCGAGCGCAATTTGACGATCAGCCGTTCGCGGGCAGGCTCGTCCTTTGCCATAACCAGGAGCTGCGCGAAGTTGGAATTGCGCAGCTGTTGGTCGAGCGGCAGGAAGAAGCGCGGTATGCCTTCGCCGATATAGGTGGCGATGAAGCGCTTGTCCTCGTCGTCCATCATGCGCGCCTCGAGCGCCTTGGCCTGTCTTTCGACTTCCTGGATGCTCGTGCCCTCCGGCAGCCAGAGGTCGACCAGGATTTCCGGCCGCGACGACTGCGGGAAGAAGTTCTTCGGAATGAACTGGAACGCCCAGAGGCTTCCCATGAAGGTAGCGAGCGTCAGGACGAGCACGAGGACGCGATGGCGCACGGCCCAGCCGACGGTTGCACGGAGACGCCGATAGAAACGGGTGTCGAAGGCGTCGTGGTGGGTTCCCGCATGGTGGCGCTGCTTCAGAATCATGTAGCCGAGCCAGGGCGTGAAATAGACAGCTACAAACCAGGAGACGACGAGCGCGATGCCGACGACGTAGAAGAGTGAGCGAACATATTCGCCCGCAGTCGATTCCGCGAAGCCGACGGGAATGAAGCCGGCCGTGGTGATCAGCGTGCCCGTCAGCATCGGGAAGGCGGTGGAGGAATAGGCAAAGCTCGCCGCCTCGATCTTCACGAGCCCCTCCTCGAGCTTCCGCTCCATCAGTTCGACGACGATCATCGCGTCGTCGACGAGCAGGCCGAGCGCGATGATCAACGCCCCGAGCGAAATGCGCTGCAGGTCGATGCCGAGCTCGTACATGATCGCGAAGGTGGCGGCGAGCACCAGCGGGATGGCGACGGCGATTACCAGGCCCGAACGCCAGCCGATCGACAGGAACGAGACGACGAGCACGATGATCAGCGCCTCGACAAGCGCATGGCTGAATTCGCTGATCGCCTCGGTCACGACCTCCGGCTGGTTCGAGATCTGCTCGACCGCTACACCGTAGGGAAGGGAGGATCCGAAGCGTTCATAGGTCGCCTCGACAGCCTTGCCGACATCGGTGACCTTGTGCCCCTTGGCCATCACCACGCCGATCTGGACGCTGTCGTGGCCATTGAAGCGGAATTTGCGCGAATAGGGGTCTTCGAGCCCGGAGGTGACGGTGGCGATGTCGCCAAGCCGGATCGTCTCGTTGCCGGCGCGCAGCCTCAGCTCACGAATATCCTCGGCGCGTTTCACATCCCCGTCGACGGAAATGCGCACCGAGCGGATGCCCGTCTCGACGCTGCCGGCGGGGTCGACATTGTTCTGTCCGGCGACGGCGTTGCGCAAGTCATTGAGGGTCAGCCCGCGGGCGGCGAGCAGCTTGGAGGAGACATCGATGTAGATCTTCTGCGGCTGGTCGCCGAGGATGACGACCTTCTCGACGCCCGGTGTGGTCAAGAGC
Protein-coding sequences here:
- a CDS encoding helix-turn-helix domain-containing protein, producing the protein MQARPNKKEPRAIDIHVGNRIRLRRLALDWSQTKLGEALDVSFQQVQKYEKGLNRVGASRLQRAAEVLSVPVSYFFEGGPESTNGLEHNGAAVTSSDEMLQFLATEEGVALNRAFARLSDPQVRRKIVALVKALAPTVEEAPIAAE
- a CDS encoding efflux RND transporter permease subunit, translating into MHASTGDKKPFNLSRWAIGHPSIARFLFGLIIITGVLGLVRMGQREDPEFTFRTMVVQAVWPGASMEEMQDQVVNKIERKLQETPHLDFVRSYTRAGSAVITLQIEGDTNADDVADAFYQVRKKVGDIANELPDSVLGPYFNDEFGDTFITLHAISGDGYSYPELKRFATEGRDMLLTTPGVEKVVILGDQPQKIYIDVSSKLLAARGLTLNDLRNAVAGQNNVDPAGSVETGIRSVRISVDGDVKRAEDIRELRLRAGNETIRLGDIATVTSGLEDPYSRKFRFNGHDSVQIGVVMAKGHKVTDVGKAVEATYERFGSSLPYGVAVEQISNQPEVVTEAISEFSHALVEALIIVLVVSFLSIGWRSGLVIAVAIPLVLAATFAIMYELGIDLQRISLGALIIALGLLVDDAMIVVELMERKLEEGLVKIEAASFAYSSTAFPMLTGTLITTAGFIPVGFAESTAGEYVRSLFYVVGIALVVSWFVAVYFTPWLGYMILKQRHHAGTHHDAFDTRFYRRLRATVGWAVRHRVLVLVLTLATFMGSLWAFQFIPKNFFPQSSRPEILVDLWLPEGTSIQEVERQAKALEARMMDDEDKRFIATYIGEGIPRFFLPLDQQLRNSNFAQLLVMAKDEPARERLIVKLRSILADDFPSIRAKVDRLFLGPPTGWPVQIRVMGPDRQEVRRIADQVKAKFNENPLLGAIHDDWLEPVPAMKLVIDQDRARALGVTSQRIRQMLQAAMSGVPLDDFRDGEETVSIVAREPDGNRQLLSAVNSVYVPTDFGSFVPVSQLAKVVPVMEQGIEWRRDRLPTITVRATLPDGIQPNDVTLKLYNELQGLRDGLAPSYKVEIQGGAEDSAESQASIAAKAPIMLLVIVVLLMAQLQHFGKSMLVLATGPLGIIGAAAALLISGAPFGFVAILGVIALLGIIIRNSIILIDQIDQDIAAGMERLEAIIGAAVRRFRPIVLTALTAVLALIPISRGVFWGPLAYAMMGGILVATVLTILVLPAGYALFFGREPKVGEPEGETAEPPTEATEDRSAYPAPIAAE